The nucleotide window AAAACGGTTCTTGAAAGACGAACGAGCACAGGGAATGACCGAGTATGTGCTGTTGGTATTCCTGATTGCGCTACTTGCATATGTTGCAGTTCAGTTGTTCGGTGGTAAAGTAAAAAATGCATTCAACAAAGCTGGACAGAAAGTAGACCAAGCAACAAAGAAATAATTAGGTAGTGTTTAATTGAAGATGAAAACCACTGAAATCACTGAAATCACTGAAAAATAAAC belongs to Elusimicrobiota bacterium and includes:
- a CDS encoding Flp family type IVb pilin; this translates as MLKRFLKDERAQGMTEYVLLVFLIALLAYVAVQLFGGKVKNAFNKAGQKVDQATKK